From Hoplias malabaricus isolate fHopMal1 chromosome 11, fHopMal1.hap1, whole genome shotgun sequence, a single genomic window includes:
- the LOC136709698 gene encoding guanylyl cyclase-activating protein 2-like, which produces MGQAQPTEQSEEVDVAALQELYKKFVTECPSGLLFLHEFKRFFGVDSTGDASEYAENMFRAFDRNGDNTIDFLEFVAALNLVFRGDLEHKLRWSFKVYDKDGNGFVDRTELRAIIDSIYRVRNLDRKRPDASLDEICERIFNVVDANGDGHITLEEFIEGAKKDPWILNMLRLDMNPYSWVLDQRRRKSAHF; this is translated from the exons ATGGGCCAAGCCCAGCCAACCGAGCAGAGTGAGGAGGTAGATGTGGCTGCTCTTCAGGAGCTGTACAAAAAGTTTGTGACAGAGTGTCCCAGCGGACTCTTGTTTTTGCATGAATTTAAGCGATTTTTTGGAGTGGACTCCACAGGGGATGCGTCGGAGTACGCCGAGAACATGTTCCGTGCCTTTGACAGGAATGGG GATAATACAATTGATTTCTTGGAGTTTGTGGCAGCTTTAAACTTGGTGTTCAGGGGAGATTTGGAGCACAAGCTGAGATGGTCATTCAAAGTGTATGACAAGGACGGCAATGGTTTTGTGGACAGAACTGAACTCAGAGCTATTATTGAT AGCATTTACCGTGTAAGGAATTTGGACAGGAAACGGCCAGATGCATCCTTAGATGAAATTTGTGAGAGAATCTTCAACGTGGTGGATGCAAATGGAGATG GTCACATAACACTGGAAGAGTTTATAGAAGGGGCCAAGAAAGACCCCTGGATTCTCAACATGTTACGTTTAGACATGAACCCTTACAGCTGGGTGCTAGACCAAAGGAGGAGGAAAAGTGCTCATTTCTAA
- the chkb gene encoding choline/ethanolamine kinase has product MQVDGVVQGKGCLEPEENARVAAVRGANGEEDSEAESYKDGRTDEVDRETRNRAFNWCRDFLSGSWKNISETDFQISIVSGGLSNLLYKCSLPDHVSPVGVEPSRVLLRIYGAILQGVDSLVSESVMFAILAERELGPRLYGIFPEGRLEEYIPSKRLHTEQLQDPEISAEIASKMARFHRMVMPFNKEPKWLFRTIDRYMEQIKNIKFVREAHIKKFKKLMKYDLPGEVLRLKALLAATPSPVVFCHNDVQEGNILMLDSRDQSSSDKLMLIDFEYSSYNYRGFDFGNHFCEWVYDYTYNEWPFYKANLENYPNRQQQLLFIRNYLSESEDAGREDQAKIEEEMIIEANRYALASHFFWGLWSIIQARISKIEFGYMDYAQHRFDSYFKQKKLFS; this is encoded by the exons ATGCAGGTTGATGGTGTAGTACAGGGTAAAGGTTGTTTGGAACCAGAGGAGAATGCGAGAGTTGCAGCTGTTCGTGGAGCTAATGGTGAAGAAGACTCAGAGGCGGAGTCATACAAAGATGGACGCACTGATGAAGTGGACAGAGAGACCAGAAACCGAGCTTTCAACTGGTGCAGAGACTTTCTGTCAGGGTCATGGAAGAACATCTCTGAGACAGACTTTCAGATCAGCATTGTGAG TGGAGGACTCAGTAATCTGCTGTATAAGTGCAGTTTGCCTGATCATGTTAGTCCGGTCGGGGTCGAGCCCTCTCGAGTGCTGCTCCGCATCTATGGAGCTATTTTACAG ggagtGGACTCCCTGGTCTCTGAGAGTGTGATGTTTGCCATTCTTGCTGAGAGGGAGCTTGGTCCTCGTCTCTATGGCATTTTCCCAGAGGGCCGTCTGGAGGAGTATATTCCT AGTAAGCGCTTACACACGGAGCAACTGCAGGATCCCGAGATCTCAGCTGAAATAGCCAGTAAGATGGCACGATTCCACCGTATGGTCATGCCCTTCAACAAGGAGCCGAAATGGCTGTTCAGGACCATTGACAG GTACATGGAACAAATAAAGAACATTAAATTTGTACGTGAAGCTCACATCAAGAAGTTCAAGAAGCTGATGAAATATGATCTTCCTGGTGAAGTCTTGAGATTGAA aGCACTACTAGCAGCAACTCCTTCGCCCGTTGTGTTCTGTCACAATGACGTACAGGAAG GGAACATCTTGATGTTGGACAGCCGAGATCAGAGTTCCTCTGATAAACTGATGCTCATAGACTTTGAGTACAGCAGCTACAACTACAG GGGGTTTGACTTTGGGAATCATTTTTGTGAGTGGGTATATGACTACACATACAATGAGTGGCCTTTTTACAAGGCAAATCTGGAAAACTACCCAAACAGACAGCAGCAG CTGCTCTTCATCAGAAACTATTTGTCAGAAAGTGAAGATGCTGGTCGTGAAGATCAAGCCAAGATTGAGGAGGAGATGATTATTGAAGCAAATAG GTATGCCCTTGCGTCACATTTCTTCTGGGGTCTGTGGTCAATTATTCAAGCCAGAATCTCCAAGATTGAATTTGGATACATG GATTATGCCCAACACAGGTTTGATTCGTATTTCAAGCAGAAAAAGCTCTTCTCCTAA